In a single window of the Leptospira sanjuanensis genome:
- a CDS encoding ABC transporter ATP-binding protein, protein MKFALQIENLVKTYTGGVQALKGISLNVENGDFFALLGPNGAGKSTTIGILSSLVNKTSGSVKILDADIDTDLAKAKSYIGIVPQEFNFNIFEKVEQIVMNQGGYYGMDRKLAAERAGEYLQQLGLYEKRNEAAGRLSGGMKRRLMIARALIHNPKILILDEPTAGVDIELRRSLWEFLQKLNASGITVILTTHYLEEAESLCRNIAIIDQGKIVENTSMKDLLQKLDHETFILDFTGHLNSHKPVPGVELKQIDDTTLEASIYGDASLNDLFQLLERNRIKISSMRNKSNRLEELFLKLVEKKG, encoded by the coding sequence ATGAAATTTGCCCTGCAAATTGAGAACTTAGTCAAAACCTATACGGGCGGAGTACAAGCCCTCAAAGGAATCAGTCTAAACGTGGAGAACGGGGATTTTTTCGCACTTCTCGGTCCGAACGGTGCGGGAAAGTCGACGACGATCGGAATTCTCAGCTCGCTTGTGAACAAAACCTCCGGCAGCGTCAAAATCCTGGACGCGGACATCGATACGGATCTTGCTAAAGCGAAATCGTATATCGGAATCGTTCCGCAGGAATTCAACTTCAACATCTTTGAAAAGGTGGAACAGATCGTAATGAACCAGGGCGGTTATTACGGAATGGACCGCAAACTCGCCGCGGAACGCGCCGGGGAATATTTACAACAGCTCGGACTCTACGAAAAAAGAAACGAAGCAGCCGGTCGTCTTTCCGGCGGTATGAAACGAAGGCTGATGATCGCAAGAGCGCTCATTCACAATCCGAAGATTCTGATCTTGGATGAACCTACCGCAGGCGTCGATATAGAACTCCGGAGATCTCTCTGGGAATTTCTGCAAAAGCTGAACGCTTCGGGAATCACCGTCATTCTCACGACTCACTATTTGGAAGAAGCGGAGAGTCTGTGCAGAAACATCGCGATCATCGACCAGGGAAAAATCGTGGAGAACACTTCGATGAAGGATCTTCTGCAAAAACTCGATCATGAAACGTTTATCCTGGATTTTACGGGTCATCTAAATTCTCACAAACCGGTTCCCGGAGTGGAACTCAAACAGATCGACGACACGACTCTAGAAGCTTCGATCTACGGAGACGCTTCGTTAAACGATTTGTTCCAGCTTCTCGAACGGAACAGAATCAAGATCAGCAGCATGAGAAACAAGTCGAACCGATTGGAAGAACTCTTTCTCAAACTTGTGGAGAAAAAAGGATGA
- a CDS encoding dihydrolipoyl dehydrogenase has translation MKEYDIIVIGTGGGTKLVTPPSKIGYKVAVIEKESPGGTCLNRGCIPSKMLIYPAEILSLTKNSEKFQITFPGKPQVDFKTLVERISKTVDDESASILPAYEKNPNITYIQGTATFLSDKVVTVNGEQLTAERIFIASGARPIIPNIPGLEGTPYMTSREALRRTDLPKSMIVIGGGFIALELGFAYSAFGSDVTFLVRNRMLGNEDGDVVDEFERVFSKEQRVLLHSNVQKVEYNKNMFHLEVLAHGKPIQLAAEALLVATGIRPNTDLLDLGNTNIQTDANGYIQVNEYLETTATGVYALGDITGKHFYRHSVNFEGEFLFRTLYQEKKRSPIEFPPVPHAVFTHPQVAKVGKTEEQLKKEGIDFIAAKNPYSSSATGMARLSDSGFIKILVEKKTRKVLGAHAIGDEASNVIHLFILLMTMGGTLDDLLKMIYIHPALPEIARNAARKANELLQT, from the coding sequence TAAGATCGGTTACAAGGTGGCCGTGATCGAAAAGGAAAGTCCGGGCGGAACTTGTTTGAACCGGGGATGTATTCCTTCCAAGATGCTCATCTATCCCGCCGAAATTCTTTCTTTGACTAAAAATTCGGAGAAGTTTCAGATCACGTTTCCGGGCAAACCGCAAGTGGATTTTAAAACTCTCGTGGAACGGATTTCTAAAACCGTCGACGACGAATCGGCTTCCATTCTTCCCGCGTATGAAAAGAATCCGAACATCACGTACATTCAAGGAACCGCAACGTTTCTTTCCGATAAGGTCGTGACCGTAAACGGAGAACAACTTACTGCGGAGAGAATTTTTATCGCTTCCGGTGCCAGACCGATCATTCCGAATATTCCCGGTTTGGAAGGAACTCCGTATATGACAAGCCGCGAAGCGCTTCGCAGAACCGACCTTCCGAAATCCATGATCGTGATCGGAGGTGGCTTTATCGCGTTGGAGCTGGGTTTCGCGTATTCCGCATTCGGAAGCGACGTCACATTTCTCGTCCGCAATCGAATGCTGGGAAACGAAGACGGTGACGTAGTCGACGAATTCGAACGCGTCTTTTCGAAAGAACAGAGAGTTCTTCTCCACAGCAACGTTCAAAAAGTGGAATATAATAAAAATATGTTCCACCTGGAAGTTCTTGCACACGGAAAACCGATTCAACTCGCGGCGGAAGCCCTTCTGGTTGCGACCGGAATCCGTCCGAACACAGACCTTCTGGATTTGGGGAATACGAACATTCAAACCGACGCAAACGGCTATATTCAAGTAAACGAATATTTGGAAACGACCGCGACCGGAGTTTATGCGCTCGGAGACATCACAGGAAAACACTTTTACAGACATTCGGTGAACTTCGAGGGAGAATTTCTATTTAGAACCTTGTATCAGGAAAAGAAACGGTCCCCGATCGAGTTTCCCCCCGTTCCTCACGCGGTCTTTACGCATCCTCAGGTCGCAAAAGTCGGCAAAACCGAAGAGCAGCTCAAAAAAGAAGGAATCGATTTTATCGCCGCGAAAAATCCGTACAGTTCGAGCGCGACCGGGATGGCGCGGCTTTCCGACAGCGGCTTTATCAAAATCCTTGTGGAGAAAAAAACGAGAAAGGTTCTCGGAGCGCACGCGATCGGAGACGAGGCTTCGAACGTAATTCATCTTTTTATTCTTTTGATGACGATGGGCGGCACACTCGACGATCTTTTGAAAATGATCTACATACATCCCGCGTTACCCGAAATCGCGCGGAACGCGGCAAGAAAAGCGAACGAACTTTTACAAACATAA